The sequence TTTGATTGATAAGATGGCTGGCCGAAATCATAAACAAACAATCGATGGGATAAATAAATTAGTAAAATTGGATTTTCTCTTACGTTATCCAGTTGCCTTAGAACGAGCACTAGCGCAGCTTAAAGAAGAGAAAGATATTCCTAAAATAGATATTCAAGAATATGAAAGAGAAAGCGTAGAGGCTAATTTAATGTATTTTAATTATGGTCCTTGGGATAGTAGGTATCGGAGATTCCTTACCATTCTCGAAGCTAAAGGTTTAATCGCTTATACAATTAGTGGAAAAACAGTGAAAGTCTCCATTACTCATACGGGACATAAAATAGTTGAGGGTATTTCCGAATTTTCAGAATTTAATCCTTATGTAGTACGGAGTGGGCTAATAAAGAGGCACTTTGGTTCGTTTTCTTCAAAGAAACTTATCAACTTTTTTTATGATGTGTTTCCTGAAATGGTTACGATGGCACAGGGAGAGGAAATAAAATTATGAATTTGAAAATAGAAAAATTAACGCTTACTTGTAAAAAAGAGATAGTAGAAATTCCTTTTGCAAAAAATATTACTTATTTTTACGGAAAAATGGGGGCGGGTAAATCCACCATACTACAATTAATTGACTATTGTTTAGGTAATGAACTTATTGTAACCCCTGCACTTCAACAAGAATTCATTAATGCTCATTTAGAACTAATGATTGGCAGTCATCAGGTTTCACTTTTTCGGGAAAAGGGGTCAAATCAAGTACAAGTAGAATGGAAAGACCAACACGAGTATGAGGTACTAAACTTAATTGCTCCCATATATAAGCAAGAAAACTCTCAGCCACTAATACCTAACACTAACCTATTATTATTAACTGACATCCTATTTTATTTAGGTGGTTTTCAACCTCCACTTGTTCGCAAAAGCAAAAAAACTGAAAATACTGAACTTATCCGTTTGAGTTTTAGAGATTTAATGTGGTATTGCTACCTTAATCAGGATGAGATTGATAGTTCTATCTTTCATTTGGAAAAAGAGGCAAACAATTTCAAAAAATTAAAAAGTCGGGATGTAATGAGATTACTCCTTGGCTTTCATCAAGAGAGTGTTGCTTTATTGGAAAGTGATCTACTTGCAGTTCGAAATGAAAAGGCTACTCTCAATTCCACTGCAAAACAATTACAAAAATTCTTAGACGAGAATGATATAGGGGATACTGCAACTATCATAAAAAAAATCAAGGAAGTTGAAGATGCTATTCATCAGACAAATATTGAGATTAACAATATTAAAAAAGAAATTGAACAAGAGAATATTCATCCTGTAGACAGACTTAAAGAAAAAGCTAGATCTTACGCTGTTTTATTAGATGAACTTAATACATCAGTATATGATATTGAGGTACAAATTACACAAAGAAAAAGACTTCTAGGTGAATTTGCATCAGCTAAGATGAAAGTTAATAGATCATTAATTGCTAGGAACACTCTAAAGGATTTAGAATTTTCATCATGTCCTCAATGTGAACGTGAATTAAAAAATAATATCACCAATAGTAATCAATGTTCTTTATGTCAAGTTCCATTTGATGAGAATACTTATTTTGAAAGTAATAATATTGAAGTAATGAAAACCGACTTAACATCAAGATATAATGAATTAAATGATTCTATTACCCGACTTAATAGACAAAATGACTCCATGTTAAAAGAATTACGTAGAATCAAAGAAGAAAAACAAATAATTGATCAAGAGATACTAGAACTACAAACTACTTACGATTCAATTTATTTAGCAAAAGCAAAAAATCACGAACGAATTTTAGGAAAACTTAAAGCTGAAAAAGTGGCATTAAATCGTTTACTCCCTTTATCAAATCAAGTAAAAGAATTGCAAGATCAAGCCGACAATCTAATTGTTGACGAAGAAAACTTAAAACGAGATCTAAAAGAAGCAAGAGAAAAAGCTGAGAAAGATAACACCAACCTTGAAGAGCTTAAGTCATTATTCCTTGAAAACCTAGTAGAAGTAGGCCTTCCAGGTGTTAATCAAGACGATATAGTATCAATAAGCACTAATGACTTTATACCAAAAATCTATCGTTCGAAAGATGATGATGTATATGAAATGCAATTTTCCAATCTCGGTAGTGGAGGTAAAAAAACGATATTTAAATGTTGCTTTGCTTTAGCGGTACACCGTTTAGCAAAACAAAGAAATATTCCGCTTCCAAATTTTCTTATGATTGATACACCAATGAAAAACATAAGTGAACGTGAAAATGAAGATATTTTTAAAGGTTTTTACTCTTTCCTTTATAGGTTAGCAGAAAACGAGTTGAGAGATTTACAATTTATTATTGTAGACAAAGAATATTACCCAATTTCAGAAGAACTCTCTAAAAAGATTATTACAATAAAAAAACACATGACGCCTGATGATCCAATGCATCCACCATTAATACCTTATTATAAAGGACACTAAACTTTTTAAGATAATATTAAAAGGTAGAGGAATAAGACAAACATTCTTCTACCTTCAGCTACATTTTTTCACACTTGGGGTAACTTCTCAATCTTGTTATTTGCTTAATAAAATAGCTTTTCAAGTCCATTCTCAATTTCAAATAAGAGACTTTTAGACCACTGCCTTGTTTCCGAGCTATCTTTCTTTGCTTTAGTCCTTCTACTTTCCGTTTATAAAAGGCGTTCAAAATAAATGATGATGGCAACTTGTAAGCTTCCATCATCTCATCAAGATGCTAGATCGACTTCACATATACCTCTGACTCGCTTAAATGATAGAGGCGGACCAATCTACACTGAAGATATACAAAAAGCCATTAAACAATTTATAACGGCTTTTTTACGTAATTATTTATTTTGTTTTGCCTCTCTTCTTTATAGTCCAGTGATTTCTTTCTTCTTTGAAGAATAGGGTAAGTCCCTCGGTTTATTAACGCTTCACCGTTCCAAGGGTCTTACCCCATTCACCTATATACTACTAATATTCCTCACTAAGACTTGACTTTATGTGTAGTGTCAAAACACTACATATATAGAAATTATTTATTATTATTTTTTCAAGTTAGTATAGGTGCTTTCTGCTTCGCCCTACCCTTGTCTAAACCTTTCGAATTACACTCTAAACTTCCAACATTCTTCGAGTATATATCTATTATATTGTTTATGTTATCTAAAACTGGTTTGAATTCATCAAAGTTAATATTAGAATAGTTACCTAGAATATACTTAGAAAACATTTCTTTGCCATAGTATTTTGAAACATCATACCTGTCCTTCTTTGTGAATTCTCTTCCGTTTATTTTATGTAATAGAGTAACGTCTTCAAATAAGTCTTCTATATCACATTCCTTCTTACCATTAATTAGAGGGACAGTTAAAAGGAATAAGTTATCAATAAGGTTTACCATGTATTTATCTTCTAAAATCATCCGTTCTTCATTACCAAGACCCACGTGATTAAGAAAATTACCTATAGGTTTATTATTGTTACTCTTAATCTCATTATCAAACATTAAAATCACAGGGTTTATTGGTAAAGAGTTGCTTATTTTTTTATGGAAACTCAGATAATCAGGGGCTGGCTTCTTAGAATCAAAAAAATTATATATATTTTTTAGTGCGCTGCCCCCATCCTGGTAAATTCCTAGAAAGTATTTTAATCTTCTAGATTTATTTAGAAAAGATACTTTAAACTCAAATGATTCATCACTTTTTTTTGAAATCAAATTAGGATATTCTTTATAGCGACTTTTTAAAGCTGATTTTAAATAAGCTATATCCGTTTTTCCTTCAGTCACAATTAGTGGCTTTGGATTTGCAAAAAAATATTTATAAAAGAGAAATTTTTGGTATTCAAGTTCTCTTGAATGAAAATTATTGAAACGGGGGTATTCCCCATCTATTTTGTTATTGTACCAAGTGAGTTGATTTATAAAGGAAAAGCGTCCTTCTAATTGATTAATGGTGGCAGGTTCATCATCAATAGTAAACGTACCATATTTGTAAAGTTGATGTGCCATTGCTCTAGTTTCTTTATAATATATTCTATTCACATTTATTTTCTTGTTAACAACAAGACCTGTAACAACCTGCCTTGAATTCTTATATTGCAATCTTTTCTTTTTTTCATTAATTTTAAAACCAGCTAGTTCTATTTCTTTGGATATTTCTTCATGAAATTCCTTTTGTAAATCTAGGAATTTTTTATCGTTGGTTGAGAAAGTAAGATCATCTGCGTAACGAGAATAATTAACCTTAAATTTATTTGCAATCTTTAATAATCTGTTATCGAGTATTTTACTAATTAAGTTTGAAATGATTGGAGAACTTGGGGATCCTTGAGGAAGTTTTCCTTTATAACATGTTATTTGTGCTATAACTGTGGCTACTTCGATAGGGAGTAAGAAATCTTTATTCTTAATAAAAAACCCCCTGACACGACCAAAATGAATACTCTCGAAATAGTTTTCTAAATCAATATTCAAAACTAATCTTTTATTCCGATGAATTCTTGCATTTGTAATAATACTTTTGTTTTTTTCAAATGCATGTGAGATATTATTTTCTTTCTCTTGCTTGTTTTCTATATGCAAATACAAGGCTTTTGCAAGTTTTTTTTGAATGTCTTTAAGTTCATCTATTGGAGTATTAATCTTACGAATTCCACCATTTTTCTTATGAATTTCAAACGAGGTGTACAAATTGTTAACTTCCTTAACGTACAGTAAGTAGCTAAGTTGTTTTTTAGGAATTCTCAGAAAATCTGCAAGATCATTTCGGGTTTTAATATCATTAAATTCCATTGTAGAAAACTCCTTTATAAATAAACGTGTGGCTACTCATTAGGCGCTGAAAATGCTAAACATTCGAATATTACAGCATGCAAAGATGATCAGAGAAGCGAATGTTCCCTCCATTTTTGTCAACACTTGCGAAACACAAGCAAAAAAATCTAGCCACACGCTTATAAAAGTATACACTATTTTACAAATAAATTAAATTAGAATTTTTATCGTCTTCATATGCGAAGAAGGAATTCGTTTAAAGGGAAGATAATTTAATAAATAATCAAAAAAAGTGAACAAATAAGAACTTTATTATGAGATCATAAATCGAACTCAGATTTAGTGAAAAACGGTTATTTCTTTATTCTATGTAGATATACGAAAATACGGGGTCAGACCCCCAGCTCATTAACGCTTTACCGTACCGAGGGTCTGACCCCAATATCCATACTTTTTTACTTCATTATGAAATCAGGATCTGATACACAGTAAATTAAAGCTTTACTGTACCAAGGGTCAGACCGCCGGCATAAGTTTTACCATAATTCACTTTGATTTTAGTATATAGCAATAAAAGCGAAACCTTTTTAATCCTATGTGTGTAGTAAAGACGGATGGAGGTAAAGAGTAAGAAAGTAGAATTAATCATAGTAGTTTGTCATTTTAAGATATGCTATTTATCTTTAAAGTTGCCTCTACCAAAATAAGATAAACCCCTTTCAAAGAAAGGGGTTTCCCATAACCTCACTATAACTATTCCTCAACATTCTCCTCCGTCACCAACTTCAACGGCACCGGCATTTTAGTATCAACCTTCTTCCTCTGCATAAGCCCCTGCCAGAAGGGCAACTGTCCAACCTTCTCAGGCTGCTGAGCAACGAAAGCTGGGTCAGACCCCTGGCACATTTAATATTCTTTATAAATTTCTAAGCATTCATTTGAACAAAAGTAAGAATTGTTAAAAAAGGAGTCATTAGATTCATATGGGTGATAATATCTTTCACACTCGTTACATTTCCTCACCAATGTAGATGTATCGCATTCACTACAACGTCCAATATACTGCTGATCACGTTGTGGATTCAAAATATTAATAAAATAGGAGTTTTCGTAACACTTATAACAGTCTATTAATGTACAATCAGTTCCTATCAAAAGCTCTGAAAAGCAACATAAACAAACTAATTCATCAATATCAGTAAATGGAGTGTTATCTTCCACTTCTATGAACTCTTTTGTAACCATTGTATAATTTTCACAATCAAGACACACCCATCTATCTCCTCTTATATGATCATCTATAAATTGATTAACACCCTGTACCCACATTTTATTTGTCTTTAAATCAAGTCCTCTAAAAGATTTTAAAAGGGATTCTCCAAATTGAGAATACATGGTACCGTGCATAAAGAAAATGCTTTTTATTATAAAATTGGCTGCGTCATCATCAAAATGAGTGTTGCTACCTTTGTGAACGATAGCATTTCTTAATTCCAAAATATACTTTAATTCTTTTTTAGTTCCATACGACCAATGATGGCTATTAAAAAAGAAATTTAGAACCTGTGAAAAATCTTTAAATATCACACTGTCACCATTTATTTTTTTGGTAATCGCCTCAAGTTTTCCCATTCTAGTAAAATAATATTTTGAGAAAAGCTCCAAGGCTATTTGCATATTAACTACAGCAAATTTAAAGTATTCTTTATCTTGTTTTACTTGTTCAATTAATTCGAACGTAAACTTTAGAAACGAATTAAAAGATTCATATAGTTCTTCTTGTATTTTCTCTTCCATCTAATCATCCCTTTACACTTTTTCACCTTTCACTTAATTCTACATTAGGGTATATTTTCCTGTACATATTTTTAATAACTATATAAAAACCCTATAATTTTCCATAAAAAACATATTTTCTCATTTTCACTTTTAATAAAATTGCTTAACAATCTGAAACGATTAGAAAGGAAAGAAAAATCTAATTTATTATTTCACCTCTCTTTTAAGTAAGAATACTTTTTCACAAAGTCACAAAAATTTGCAAACTATAAAAAGATCTACGCCGCTGTAAAGTTCCATTCCATTAATCAGCCTTTCGGCAGATACAGATAAGCTAATAGCTAGGGAAGTGCTACCTCTGGTTGGTTCGAAAATTGGAGTCGAATCCCTAATTCATTAACACTTAACAGCGCCGAAGGTCAGACCACATTATTCCGTCCCCTCATCTCAATGAAATGTCCTATCATCTCCTCCCTCCTATCTACTATCTACACCTTTAGCGTCTCTAATGGCGGTGGTTTTGATGTTGTTGTTCTCTAAAATCTATTCTTTCTCTAAGTTCTTAAGTCTGTTTGCAGTTTATTTCCGTACCTGATTCACATGCTTTTCGCCGCACGAAGACATTCCGGAATCAGCTTCATTATCAAGCCGGTCAATCCCCGAATCATCATATCCCTTTTTAACAGACAACCCTATCCGATAGAAACAATCCCCACAAGAGAAATCATTCATCGGTTTAACCGTAAAGACATCCCCATACTCATACTTCTCAGACTTCAATCTCTTACAAAATGGCCACATTCTCACTTTATAAAACAGGTCCTCTCGAAACTTCCCAATCGACCGAATATACGGCCTTTCACCGAGCGCCACACACCCTAACTGAACTCCACCTTCATACAAGGCATTCAACAGAATCCACATATACAGGTGATTAAATGTATCCAAATCGAGCATCCAACAAAAACGGGGTCAAACCCCCAGCTCATTAACGCTTCACCGCACCTAGGGTCAGACCCCAATATTTCCTGCAAAAAAACCCCTTCAGAAATTTGGGTCAGACCCCAACTCATTAACGTTTCACCGTAACGAGGGTCTGACCCCAATATCACCAAGTAAGGTGTCCAAAAACCACTAAAAGGGACAAGGCGGCCGCCTTGTCCCTTTTTAACACTATTCGCAGTAAACCTAACACTATCTCTCACCTTATATGTGCCAGTTCCCCCGCTGTTCTTATCTAAGCACGCAATAATGCTCCATTTGGCTCTTTTAACTCCTGCTCTACTATTTGATTCATTTTAGAGAAATGGTCCAGAAATTGTTGTGCCAGCTCTTGTTCCTCCGTGTCACTTTTCAATGAAACGATGTCGCGCAAAATCTGAGCCATCCACGAATTATCAAAATAACGGTACTTACCTGTATTCCATGTCGTTTTTTGAGGGGATTTTTCATTGGCATAGTACTTCCAAAAAGGCATCTGCTTCGATTCCTCGTCTGTAAGTTGGAGTCTGTAATGGGAATGGGCAGGAATATTTCCATCTTCACAAAGTTTACCGATGAAATTATCCTTCACCATATAGACACCTAATATCCGTCTGTCTTTTTCAAGCATGCCGGGATCGACCGCTGTCAGCAGGACCGCACTGTTTTGGTGTAAGCGACTGGGCTTGTTTGGCTTACCCTTATTATTACCACTTTTAATTTCACCAGAGGAAACCGTCCAATCTGAAAAGGAGCTACTCTGTTCTTCTGTATCGCACCTGTAAACCATCTGCGATTCGGGATGAAGTTTATGATTTTTCATACGTTTTTCATGACCAACTCGAAGCTCCTGGTGTTTTCTTTGCCGTTCCTTTTCCTCTTGCTTCTGCATTTCTTCCTCTTTGCGTTCCATTTCCTGCTCGTGTAAAATTTTTTCAAGTGAATTGGCAGCACTTTTATCATGTAGTTTCAAGTGCTGTCCAAAAACATCCGGGTAAACAAATTTTTTATTTTCCGAGGCGAAATGTATTTCAACTACCGTATCATTATGTTTAACGATACTTCCCATACCAAACCGCTCATGTGTAACTTTCTTATTGATTAAATTCAATATATTAGTCCTCCTTGTATAATAACTCGGGTACTATTGCCTAAAAAGCTCACAAAAACTGTTTGAATTTCCCTACGGAATAAATAAGATATATAACTAAACGTTCAATGTAAAAGAATCACCAGGTAATGATCATACCATTTTTTTGATAAAAATACAAATTTAGTATTGACAAATTATTTTATTGCAAGGTAAAATAAAATTTTGTTCAAATCTTGTTGATTGGTACAACCGTGCGTTTTTGGTTTTTCTCCGGTTAAACGGGGACGGATCCAATTTGACTTTTTGCATTAATCTGGAAAAGCGCACTTTCAACTAATGACCTTATCAGCCATTGATGAAATAGACCTGTATTCTCCTCTTCACCTAGTATAAAATACACTCTTCCAAGTGCTCGAACCAGAACTCCTCCGTATGAACTACTCAAACATCATGATTACATCCATCCTGCCAATGAAATGCAAACCGGGGACGGTTCTTACTCTACTTTTTGGGTGAATTCCGGAGATGGTCGAAAGGAAAAGGTAGAGGCGGAACCGTCGCCACTCTACCCCAATTGCAATTGAGGAAAGTAATAGAGCACTTTGGTGGAATTTAGGCTCAATTGGCTCCATGATTGCTGTTATTATTTTCGGACTTATATTTATACTAATGCACCAAGGTACATTCGATTGGATAAATCTGGTTAGTTGTATAGTTTTTGTCCCTAATTATCTACTTTATTTTAAATCTCTCAGTTCTATATCTCTCACTTCCTTCCCTACCCCACTACCTCTCCCTAACAGGCACAAAAGAACCATAAACACCAATAAACGTCATTTCCTTCCCCATAAATCGGGTTGTATGAACAGTAAAAAAAACATAATCATGATACTCTGAATTACTTTTAATCATTTTCTCCCCTAACGCCTTCAACGTTTTATTCTCTAAAGGTTGGTTCGCACCAACTCTTTCACTGACAACACTCAACAGCCACTCTGCGTACTTATCCTCTGTAGGCTTTGTCACATACATGCTGCCCAATAAAATCACTATCACGGCAACACTGACGACGATCCACTTCTTCAACATGATCCCTCCCCTATAGGAACAGGCAGAATGCTCATCCTGCCTGTTCGTTAAAAAATATATGATTGAAGAACACTGGAGATGCATTCAATCAAGCCAATCTTCTCTTCTTACAATGAAACAATCTGGTACTTTATCATTACCTCATGTTTAAGATAACCTTCTCCATTCCCCTACTGCACTGTACAGAACGGGTATGAAGACAAGGGTGAGCAGTGTGCTGGTGGTCAGTCCGCCAATGACTGTGATAGCCAGTCCTTTTGATATCACACCTGAAGAGGATGTGGATAAAGCCAGTGGGACGAGTGCCAGGATCGTAGCTAGAGCCGTCATCAGAATAGGACGGAAGCGGGTGGTACAGGCTTCAATCACTGCATGCTCTAAGGCCATTCCGCTAATGCGATTGGCTTCTACGCGGTCCAGCATGACTACCGCATTGGTGACGACGATCCCGATTAGCATCAGCATCCCGATCATTCCACTCATGGATAGGGTTTCACCTGTGATCAGGAGAGCCCCTAGAGAGCCGATTGGGACAAATATCAATGATGAAAGGATCACAAATGGGGTGATGACTCCCCCGTATGTGATGGTTAGCGTTAAGAACACCAGTCCTATGGCAATCATCATGGCCTGACCAAGGTCACGGAAGCCTTCTGTCATCATGTCTTGTCCGCCACCGACTTCCCATGCGACTTCTTCTGAGATGGGGAGTGAGGCCACATCTTTTTCTACTTGTTCCGTTACGTCTCCAACTTCCTCACTGACACTTTCTGCTGATAATGTGTAGGCAAGTTTGCCGTCTTTATGCTGAATACTTGCTGGAATGAACTGTTCCTCAATCGTTGCGAGTTCGATTAAAGGTTTTGGTCCCTGCGGTGTGAGGATCTCCGTATTTTCCAGTTCTTCTTTGTCACGGATGAGCTCGTTGTATGTTACCACTACCTCGAGCTCTTTGCTGTCAACCTCCATCACACCCGCTGACAGTTCATTCATTTTTTCCTTTAGCTGCTGGTGAATACTATATTGATTGACGCCTAGTTCAACGGCTTCATCTGTTAATTCCAATTTGTATTTCGTTTGAAGCTTTTGTGCAGAGCTGGACACATCTGTTAATTGGTCATTTTCACGTAAGGCACCTCCTACTTGATCGGCAGCATCGAGGAGAGCCTCTACATTCTCACCGTAGAGGGTGATATCAATCGTCTTTCCAGATGGAGGTCCTTCCTGCTGTACCTCTTGCATGCGAACGGTGCTGTCATTGTATGATGCTGATACCAGTTCGGTTATTTCTTCTTCCAGGGCTTTTCGTTCTGTTGTTACGGTGTACCCATCTTGTAATTGAATAAAGAAGGTGGCTTTATAATCAGCCGATGCTTTTTGCTTTAATTGATTCGTGTTATTGACGGATCCGACAGAGCCTTGAACGTACTCTACGGACGCTTCTTTCATGAGCATGTCTTCTATTTCTTTTGCAAGCCTATTGGTTTCTTCAAGTGTTGCGGACACTGGAAGTTCAATGTCTGCCTCTACTGCACTTGCTGGACCACTTGGCAGAAAGGACTTGCCGATGAAAGCGACCATGAAGAGGGCTCCGGCCAATAATACTGCTGCACTTACCATGACCATCTTTTTATGGTTCAGGGAACCCTTTAATAACCGGTGGTATGCCTTTTGAATCCATCCCTGCTTCTCTTCATGGCCTCCTTCTTTTAAAAGCGCCAAAGCCAAAACAGGGATGAGGATGAATGCTACAAGCAGGGAAAGAACAATGGATGTCACCACGGCAATCGAGAACGGTTTAAAAAACTCTCCTACAATTCCCCCTACAAAAGCCAAGGGGAGAAA is a genomic window of Rossellomorea sp. y25 containing:
- a CDS encoding AAA family ATPase, whose product is MNLKIEKLTLTCKKEIVEIPFAKNITYFYGKMGAGKSTILQLIDYCLGNELIVTPALQQEFINAHLELMIGSHQVSLFREKGSNQVQVEWKDQHEYEVLNLIAPIYKQENSQPLIPNTNLLLLTDILFYLGGFQPPLVRKSKKTENTELIRLSFRDLMWYCYLNQDEIDSSIFHLEKEANNFKKLKSRDVMRLLLGFHQESVALLESDLLAVRNEKATLNSTAKQLQKFLDENDIGDTATIIKKIKEVEDAIHQTNIEINNIKKEIEQENIHPVDRLKEKARSYAVLLDELNTSVYDIEVQITQRKRLLGEFASAKMKVNRSLIARNTLKDLEFSSCPQCERELKNNITNSNQCSLCQVPFDENTYFESNNIEVMKTDLTSRYNELNDSITRLNRQNDSMLKELRRIKEEKQIIDQEILELQTTYDSIYLAKAKNHERILGKLKAEKVALNRLLPLSNQVKELQDQADNLIVDEENLKRDLKEAREKAEKDNTNLEELKSLFLENLVEVGLPGVNQDDIVSISTNDFIPKIYRSKDDDVYEMQFSNLGSGGKKTIFKCCFALAVHRLAKQRNIPLPNFLMIDTPMKNISERENEDIFKGFYSFLYRLAENELRDLQFIIVDKEYYPISEELSKKIITIKKHMTPDDPMHPPLIPYYKGH
- a CDS encoding retron Ec67 family RNA-directed DNA polymerase/endonuclease codes for the protein MEFNDIKTRNDLADFLRIPKKQLSYLLYVKEVNNLYTSFEIHKKNGGIRKINTPIDELKDIQKKLAKALYLHIENKQEKENNISHAFEKNKSIITNARIHRNKRLVLNIDLENYFESIHFGRVRGFFIKNKDFLLPIEVATVIAQITCYKGKLPQGSPSSPIISNLISKILDNRLLKIANKFKVNYSRYADDLTFSTNDKKFLDLQKEFHEEISKEIELAGFKINEKKKRLQYKNSRQVVTGLVVNKKINVNRIYYKETRAMAHQLYKYGTFTIDDEPATINQLEGRFSFINQLTWYNNKIDGEYPRFNNFHSRELEYQKFLFYKYFFANPKPLIVTEGKTDIAYLKSALKSRYKEYPNLISKKSDESFEFKVSFLNKSRRLKYFLGIYQDGGSALKNIYNFFDSKKPAPDYLSFHKKISNSLPINPVILMFDNEIKSNNNKPIGNFLNHVGLGNEERMILEDKYMVNLIDNLFLLTVPLINGKKECDIEDLFEDVTLLHKINGREFTKKDRYDVSKYYGKEMFSKYILGNYSNINFDEFKPVLDNINNIIDIYSKNVGSLECNSKGLDKGRAKQKAPILT
- a CDS encoding malate synthase yields the protein MNLINKKVTHERFGMGSIVKHNDTVVEIHFASENKKFVYPDVFGQHLKLHDKSAANSLEKILHEQEMERKEEEMQKQEEKERQRKHQELRVGHEKRMKNHKLHPESQMVYRCDTEEQSSSFSDWTVSSGEIKSGNNKGKPNKPSRLHQNSAVLLTAVDPGMLEKDRRILGVYMVKDNFIGKLCEDGNIPAHSHYRLQLTDEESKQMPFWKYYANEKSPQKTTWNTGKYRYFDNSWMAQILRDIVSLKSDTEEQELAQQFLDHFSKMNQIVEQELKEPNGALLRA
- a CDS encoding efflux RND transporter permease subunit, which encodes MKKWIDFSLKNSVAILVLTILVVAAGLLSTNTIKLETYPDVEVPTLMIQVGYPNHSSEEVEQDITLPIEEAVEQLAPYEELTSTTGANSAMIQVSYDFDEDMDERERDIQSAISKLSLPEDATLTYKRLSASAKPIYQIAFADDELTALQDDVTDSLAPQLQTIAGVSDVTVSGTSTTKLVVEVDEEKAAEKGVTVTSIINVLNEKNHVMPLGSLDEEGQIPVSIEEDISSVEEMKKIQIPVPQQGNQPNGKASTPSQPQQSTFISLSDVAEIKEVDEQNSITRYNGKPALLLNVTKTQDANTAEVVELLKEEVEDFNDSYDYEVYAITDQGKEVEKSVNSLLKEGGFGALFTIMIILLFLRNFRATFIAILSLPISILGTIAVLDYLGYSLNIMTLGGMAVAIGRIVDDSIVVIENMFQWMHKKKDVSKRELILNATKEVIGAVTSSTVATVVVFLPLAFVGGIVGEFFKPFSIAVVTSIVLSLLVAFILIPVLALALLKEGGHEEKQGWIQKAYHRLLKGSLNHKKMVMVSAAVLLAGALFMVAFIGKSFLPSGPASAVEADIELPVSATLEETNRLAKEIEDMLMKEASVEYVQGSVGSVNNTNQLKQKASADYKATFFIQLQDGYTVTTERKALEEEITELVSASYNDSTVRMQEVQQEGPPSGKTIDITLYGENVEALLDAADQVGGALRENDQLTDVSSSAQKLQTKYKLELTDEAVELGVNQYSIHQQLKEKMNELSAGVMEVDSKELEVVVTYNELIRDKEELENTEILTPQGPKPLIELATIEEQFIPASIQHKDGKLAYTLSAESVSEEVGDVTEQVEKDVASLPISEEVAWEVGGGQDMMTEGFRDLGQAMMIAIGLVFLTLTITYGGVITPFVILSSLIFVPIGSLGALLITGETLSMSGMIGMLMLIGIVVTNAVVMLDRVEANRISGMALEHAVIEACTTRFRPILMTALATILALVPLALSTSSSGVISKGLAITVIGGLTTSTLLTLVFIPVLYSAVGEWRRLS